One part of the Rhodococcus oxybenzonivorans genome encodes these proteins:
- a CDS encoding LLM class F420-dependent oxidoreductase has protein sequence MHDFRFSFNILDVGSRDALIDRCRRSAELGYDVVLAADHLGAPAPFPLLVAIADATPQRVGTLVLNAPFWNAALLAREIATTDVLTDGRLEIGLGAGHMKWEFDAADIEWKPFGGRVEQLATTVDELHTFFTTDFDELPKERDAPRPLQRSGFEGSGPPLLIGGTGDRVLRIAAAHADTVGVAGTFQIPGKPPGTFRLATAEETDERIRFVRKHAGNRADGIEWHLLVQMVVETDDRESAAQRIAERMAGSMTADAVLDTPYLLLGTVDEMAEQLARHRERYGFSYITVHDPYMEAFAPVIDALRKRG, from the coding sequence ATGCACGATTTCCGGTTCTCCTTCAACATCCTCGATGTCGGTTCCCGCGACGCGCTGATCGATCGCTGTCGCCGCAGCGCGGAACTGGGCTACGACGTCGTGCTCGCCGCCGACCATCTCGGCGCACCGGCACCGTTTCCGCTGCTGGTGGCCATCGCCGACGCCACCCCGCAGCGGGTCGGCACCCTGGTGCTCAATGCGCCGTTCTGGAACGCGGCCCTCCTCGCGCGGGAGATCGCGACCACCGACGTCCTCACCGACGGCCGGCTCGAGATCGGTCTCGGCGCGGGGCACATGAAGTGGGAGTTCGACGCCGCCGACATCGAGTGGAAACCGTTCGGTGGGCGGGTCGAACAGTTGGCGACCACGGTCGACGAACTCCACACGTTCTTCACCACCGATTTCGACGAACTCCCCAAGGAACGGGACGCACCCCGACCACTCCAGCGGTCGGGCTTCGAAGGGTCGGGACCGCCCCTGCTGATCGGCGGCACAGGTGATCGTGTGCTGCGCATCGCTGCGGCACACGCGGACACCGTCGGGGTGGCGGGCACATTCCAGATTCCCGGTAAGCCACCGGGTACGTTCCGGCTCGCCACAGCCGAAGAAACCGACGAACGAATCCGATTCGTGCGCAAACACGCCGGAAATCGGGCGGACGGCATCGAATGGCACCTGCTCGTGCAGATGGTCGTCGAGACAGACGACCGAGAGTCCGCGGCGCAGCGCATCGCCGAACGGATGGCCGGAAGCATGACAGCCGACGCCGTGCTCGATACGCCGTACCTGCTGTTGGGAACCGTAGACGAGATGGCCGAACAACTCGCGCGGCACCGCGAACGGTACGGCTTCTCGTACATCACCGTTCACGACCCCTACATGGAGGCATTCGCGCCCGTCATCGACGCTCTCCGCAAGCGTGGGTGA
- a CDS encoding HpcH/HpaI aldolase/citrate lyase family protein — protein sequence MSIDMVRTSSADALMARSWFLVPAVDSETITAAAQSGTDCLVVDLEDGLPSAAKDDGRACVAGWLDGQRGWVRLNDATTDQWQRDLESIRGSRGLQGVMLSKTESPEQIRATAVALPGVPVVALIESAAAVVAADEIARTTPVVRLAFGIGDYCRDIGAGRSPMALAYARSRLVNASRAAGIGAPVDGPTLVLDAEVTRSDALLALDMGMTGKLTLSREQVPVINSALAPGADEVVWAETIIDRLGADGSRATHGGHRPQLARAHDILRRSAHFTGRRALR from the coding sequence ATGAGTATCGACATGGTCCGGACCTCGTCGGCCGATGCCCTGATGGCCCGCAGCTGGTTCCTGGTTCCCGCAGTCGATTCCGAAACAATTACCGCCGCAGCACAGTCCGGAACCGACTGCCTCGTCGTCGACCTGGAGGACGGGCTGCCTTCGGCCGCAAAGGACGACGGACGTGCCTGCGTTGCCGGCTGGCTCGACGGTCAGCGCGGCTGGGTACGTCTCAATGACGCGACCACCGACCAGTGGCAGCGTGACCTCGAGTCGATCCGGGGGTCGAGGGGCCTGCAGGGGGTGATGTTGTCGAAAACGGAGTCGCCCGAACAGATTCGTGCCACCGCCGTGGCACTTCCCGGTGTGCCGGTGGTTGCCCTGATCGAATCGGCCGCCGCGGTGGTGGCCGCCGACGAGATCGCCCGCACTACGCCGGTGGTGCGGCTGGCATTCGGGATCGGCGACTACTGCCGCGACATCGGCGCGGGCCGCAGCCCGATGGCGCTTGCGTATGCGCGGTCACGGCTGGTCAACGCCAGTCGCGCCGCGGGCATCGGTGCGCCCGTCGACGGGCCGACACTCGTGCTCGACGCCGAGGTGACGCGGTCCGATGCCCTGCTTGCTCTCGACATGGGTATGACGGGCAAGCTGACCTTGTCGAGAGAGCAGGTCCCGGTGATCAATTCGGCGTTGGCCCCGGGTGCGGACGAGGTGGTCTGGGCCGAGACGATCATCGACCGTCTCGGCGCCGACGGCAGTCGCGCCACCCATGGCGGTCACCGACCTCAGCTCGCCCGTGCCCATGACATCTTGCGGCGATCCGCGCACTTCACGGGGCGTCGAGCGCTCCGATGA
- the bla gene encoding class A beta-lactamase, giving the protein MTRPRSPRHVYTLALALPLLLAACTDAAESVPPATSAPAVASAVSSAQAAFLDSRIAELEARHSTRIGVTAVDPTTGAVYRHRGAERFALCSTFKTYAAAEVLRRTSEGTSSLDKAVPVEASALVENSPVTAAAVGTSMTLAELAEAALTRSDNTAGNLLLTEIGGPQAITSLARSIGDDTTRLDRWETELNTALRGDPRDTSTTDGLAEGYRALLLGDELEPTHRRQLLDWLRASTTSDTRIRAGLPPGWSAADKTGTGRFGTANDAGVVWDREGNPLLLVILTDSSTNQEAAQPNSDAIAETTTAVIGALDAP; this is encoded by the coding sequence ATGACCCGACCCCGATCTCCTCGCCACGTCTACACCCTCGCGCTCGCACTGCCTCTGCTGCTCGCCGCCTGCACGGACGCCGCGGAATCCGTTCCACCCGCCACGTCGGCACCGGCCGTCGCGTCGGCGGTCTCATCGGCGCAGGCAGCTTTCCTCGACTCACGCATCGCTGAGCTGGAGGCGCGGCACTCGACCCGCATCGGTGTCACGGCAGTCGATCCCACCACCGGGGCCGTGTACCGGCATCGCGGCGCCGAAAGGTTCGCCCTGTGCTCGACGTTCAAGACGTACGCCGCCGCAGAGGTTCTCCGCCGTACGAGTGAAGGCACCTCGTCACTCGACAAGGCGGTTCCCGTCGAAGCCTCTGCTCTGGTGGAGAATTCACCGGTCACCGCGGCGGCAGTGGGCACCTCGATGACGCTGGCGGAGCTCGCCGAAGCGGCCCTCACCCGCAGCGACAACACCGCCGGAAACCTACTGTTGACGGAAATCGGGGGTCCGCAAGCCATCACCTCACTCGCTCGCAGCATCGGTGACGACACCACCCGACTCGACCGCTGGGAGACCGAACTGAACACCGCCCTCCGCGGCGATCCCCGCGACACGTCCACGACCGACGGCCTCGCCGAGGGCTACCGGGCACTGCTCCTCGGCGACGAGCTCGAGCCCACCCACCGACGGCAGTTGCTCGACTGGCTACGCGCGAGCACCACCTCCGACACGCGTATCCGGGCAGGGTTGCCGCCGGGGTGGTCCGCCGCCGACAAGACCGGAACCGGACGATTCGGAACCGCCAACGACGCCGGCGTGGTGTGGGATCGGGAGGGCAACCCCCTCCTGCTCGTCATCCTGACCGACAGTTCGACCAACCAGGAAGCAGCTCAACCGAACAGCGACGCCATTGCCGAGACCACAACGGCGGTCATCGGAGCGCTCGACGCCCCGTGA
- a CDS encoding LysR family transcriptional regulator: MVGMDLLRHLSFFVAVAEEGHFGNAATRLGMTQPPLSQGLRRLEQRLGTELVSRSARGVGLTEAGRHLLPRARLLVNDAARFEDEARRLAVGSDAVVRWGVTPALGDDVVVRCVRVLRDADRAHRTRVMTRTAATTDLVEEVRSGSLDVAVIEHPALLTGLGSGPVLKIRRWVVVPDDHPAATARQPQVRMLRGLTLSTGPRSDNPPAHDLFVDLWRARGLDPDVVVAPGPREVLAHVAAGGCFGVTTTSPTDMPGVAWLDLVRHDLALRVRIVWRSGSDVSVSAGALDRVLLKGGR, encoded by the coding sequence ATGGTGGGCATGGATCTTCTCCGCCATCTCAGTTTCTTTGTCGCCGTTGCGGAAGAGGGTCACTTCGGAAACGCCGCAACCCGGTTGGGGATGACACAGCCGCCGCTGTCGCAGGGACTTCGGCGGCTCGAACAGCGACTCGGCACCGAACTCGTTTCCCGCAGCGCGCGCGGTGTCGGGCTGACGGAGGCGGGACGGCACCTGTTGCCGCGGGCGCGGCTGCTCGTCAACGATGCCGCCCGGTTCGAGGACGAGGCGCGCCGCCTCGCCGTCGGAAGCGACGCGGTGGTGCGATGGGGTGTGACGCCCGCGCTGGGCGACGATGTCGTGGTGCGGTGCGTTCGTGTCCTCCGCGACGCGGACCGAGCCCATCGGACGAGGGTGATGACGCGGACAGCGGCAACGACCGACTTGGTGGAAGAGGTCCGCAGCGGCAGTCTCGACGTGGCGGTAATCGAACATCCCGCGCTGCTCACCGGGCTCGGCAGTGGGCCTGTGCTGAAGATCCGGCGCTGGGTGGTGGTTCCGGACGATCACCCCGCAGCGACCGCCCGACAGCCGCAGGTCCGAATGTTGCGGGGGTTGACGCTGTCGACCGGCCCACGCTCGGACAACCCACCGGCGCACGATCTGTTCGTCGACCTGTGGCGGGCCCGCGGCCTCGACCCGGACGTCGTCGTCGCGCCGGGACCACGGGAGGTGCTCGCCCACGTGGCGGCCGGTGGCTGTTTCGGGGTGACCACGACTTCGCCGACGGACATGCCGGGGGTGGCCTGGCTCGACCTGGTCCGCCACGACCTGGCCTTGCGCGTGCGCATCGTCTGGCGGTCGGGCAGCGACGTCTCCGTCTCCGCAGGCGCACTGGACCGGGTGCTGTTGAAGGGCGGGCGATGA
- a CDS encoding serine hydrolase: MTSSPEKRIRDVFADAGCVGWLHARRVGPTDDGVPAVTVDGDDLVVTASVYKLPLLVALCRAFDAGTLSPTSTVRVNPADCTPGPTGVSMFRDPVVMSWRDLALSMMTVSDNAAADLILGGVGLDAVDRVLTDLCLTRTRIVGGTADAHRKLVIDSHAHTTAEAFAALADNDDAWTVSAYDPSYASATTPREMTALLDAIWTDRAVSPVQGEFIRQVMAAQVWQHRIRSGFPYADVTVAGKTGTIGAIRNEAAVVTFPGEIPVAVAVFTRAARADPLLPMVDQAIGRAAQIAVTELRSGRIE; this comes from the coding sequence ATGACTTCGTCACCCGAGAAACGGATCCGTGACGTCTTCGCCGACGCCGGGTGCGTCGGCTGGCTCCACGCGCGCCGGGTCGGCCCGACCGATGACGGCGTTCCGGCCGTCACCGTCGACGGTGACGACCTGGTTGTCACCGCGTCGGTGTACAAACTGCCGCTGCTGGTCGCCCTCTGCCGCGCCTTCGACGCGGGCACGCTGTCGCCGACGTCGACGGTGCGTGTCAACCCGGCGGACTGCACGCCGGGGCCGACCGGGGTGTCGATGTTCCGCGATCCCGTGGTGATGAGCTGGCGGGATCTCGCGCTGTCGATGATGACCGTCTCCGACAACGCCGCGGCTGATCTGATTCTCGGCGGAGTCGGTCTCGACGCCGTCGACAGGGTGCTCACCGACCTGTGTCTGACGCGGACCCGCATCGTGGGCGGGACGGCGGACGCGCATCGGAAACTGGTGATCGACTCCCACGCGCACACCACTGCGGAAGCGTTCGCCGCGCTCGCCGACAACGACGATGCGTGGACGGTGTCGGCCTACGACCCCTCGTACGCGAGTGCCACCACCCCGCGTGAGATGACGGCGCTGCTCGACGCGATCTGGACGGACCGGGCGGTGTCGCCGGTGCAGGGCGAGTTCATCCGGCAGGTGATGGCCGCGCAGGTGTGGCAACACCGAATCCGCTCGGGGTTTCCCTATGCCGACGTCACGGTGGCGGGGAAGACCGGCACCATCGGGGCGATCCGCAACGAGGCGGCCGTGGTCACCTTCCCGGGCGAGATCCCGGTGGCCGTGGCCGTGTTCACCCGGGCGGCGCGGGCGGATCCCCTTCTGCCCATGGTGGATCAGGCGATCGGCCGCGCCGCCCAGATCGCGGTGACCGAACTTCGGTCCGGACGCATCGAGTGA
- a CDS encoding precorrin-2 C(20)-methyltransferase, giving the protein MSAETSAHGKLWGVGIGPGDPELMTVKAARVIAEADVVAFHSARHGKSISRGVAAPYMREDQIEEHLVYPVTTETIDHPGGYQGAMDEFYEDASGRLAAHLEAGRSVALLAAGDPLFYSSYMHMHKRLAQRFDAEVIPGVTAVSAASAALAMPLVEGEEVLTVLPGTLPQAELTRRLRETDAAAILKLGRTYPAVRQALKDSGRIDEAWYVERASTDRERIASADEVSDSDVPYFSIAVIPSPSTSRGDTTAPTGELVVVGLGPGDQAWTTPEVQYELSLATDVVGYGPYIDRVPERPGQRRHASDNRVEAERAAMALDLAKNGARVAVVSSGDPGVFAMAAAVLEVAAEDQWRDVPVRVLPGMTAANAVASRVGAPLGHDYAVLSLSDRLKPWDIVAQRISAVASADMAFAVYNPASKSRTWQVAAMRDLVLEHRSPDTPVIIGRDVAGVQESVRVVRLADLDPAEIDMRCLLIVGSSMTTVVENEHGTRVFTPRRYPG; this is encoded by the coding sequence ATGAGCGCCGAGACGAGTGCGCACGGCAAACTGTGGGGAGTCGGAATCGGTCCGGGCGATCCCGAACTGATGACGGTCAAGGCGGCGCGGGTCATCGCCGAGGCCGACGTGGTGGCGTTCCACAGCGCCCGGCACGGCAAAAGTATCTCCCGCGGCGTCGCGGCCCCGTACATGCGTGAGGACCAGATCGAGGAGCACCTCGTCTACCCCGTCACCACCGAGACGATCGATCATCCCGGCGGCTATCAGGGGGCGATGGACGAGTTCTACGAGGACGCGTCGGGGCGGCTCGCCGCGCATCTCGAGGCCGGTCGTTCGGTCGCGCTGCTGGCCGCGGGTGATCCGCTGTTCTACAGCTCGTACATGCACATGCACAAAAGGTTGGCGCAGCGGTTCGACGCCGAGGTGATTCCCGGTGTGACTGCCGTGAGCGCCGCCTCGGCCGCCCTGGCCATGCCGCTGGTCGAGGGTGAGGAAGTGCTCACCGTCCTGCCCGGAACGTTGCCGCAGGCGGAGCTGACCCGACGCCTCCGCGAGACCGACGCCGCAGCGATCCTCAAGCTCGGCCGCACCTATCCGGCGGTCCGCCAGGCGCTGAAAGATTCCGGCCGCATCGACGAGGCCTGGTATGTCGAACGGGCCAGCACCGACCGGGAACGGATCGCCTCCGCAGACGAGGTTTCCGACAGCGACGTGCCCTACTTCTCGATCGCCGTGATCCCGAGCCCGTCCACCAGCCGCGGGGACACCACAGCACCCACCGGCGAACTCGTCGTCGTCGGACTGGGCCCGGGCGATCAGGCCTGGACCACCCCCGAGGTGCAGTACGAGTTGTCCCTCGCCACCGATGTCGTCGGCTACGGTCCGTACATCGACAGGGTGCCCGAGCGGCCCGGTCAACGCCGGCATGCCAGCGACAACCGCGTCGAGGCCGAACGCGCGGCGATGGCGCTCGACCTGGCCAAGAACGGTGCCCGGGTGGCCGTGGTGTCCTCCGGTGACCCGGGGGTGTTCGCCATGGCCGCGGCCGTGCTCGAGGTGGCTGCCGAGGACCAGTGGCGTGACGTTCCCGTCCGCGTGCTCCCCGGCATGACCGCCGCCAACGCGGTGGCGAGCCGTGTCGGTGCTCCCCTCGGCCACGACTACGCCGTCCTGTCCCTGTCGGACCGGCTGAAGCCGTGGGACATCGTCGCGCAACGTATTTCCGCCGTCGCGAGCGCCGACATGGCGTTCGCCGTCTACAACCCGGCGTCGAAATCACGTACCTGGCAGGTGGCCGCGATGCGCGACCTCGTGCTCGAGCACCGCTCCCCCGACACCCCCGTGATCATCGGACGCGATGTGGCCGGCGTGCAGGAATCGGTGCGGGTGGTGCGCCTCGCCGACCTCGACCCCGCCGAGATCGACATGCGGTGCCTGCTGATCGTCGGCTCCTCGATGACCACCGTCGTCGAGAACGAACACGGCACCCGGGTCTTCACTCCCCGCCGCTACCCCGGCTGA
- a CDS encoding precorrin-8X methylmutase, with product MIEYIRDGAEIYRQSFATIRAEADLSAFPADVSQAVVRMIHASGQVDLVDDVAFTPGVVKAAREALANGAPIFCDAQMVAAGVTRKRLPADNEVVCTLRDPRVPVLATQIGNTRSAAALELWGSKLEGAVVAIGNAPTALFYLLHMIESGAPRPAAVIGGPVGFIGAAESKEALIEHPSGLDYLVVRGRRGGSAITAAALNAIASEVE from the coding sequence ATGATCGAGTACATCCGAGACGGCGCAGAGATCTACCGCCAGTCCTTCGCCACGATTCGCGCCGAAGCAGATCTCAGCGCCTTCCCCGCGGACGTCTCGCAGGCCGTGGTCCGCATGATCCATGCGAGCGGCCAGGTCGATCTGGTGGACGACGTCGCATTCACCCCTGGTGTCGTCAAAGCCGCGCGGGAGGCTCTCGCAAATGGCGCCCCGATCTTCTGCGATGCGCAGATGGTGGCGGCCGGCGTCACCCGCAAGCGACTGCCCGCGGACAACGAAGTGGTGTGCACGCTCCGCGACCCCCGGGTCCCTGTCCTGGCCACGCAGATCGGGAATACCCGGTCGGCCGCCGCGCTGGAGTTGTGGGGCAGCAAACTCGAGGGCGCCGTCGTCGCGATCGGGAACGCCCCGACCGCCCTCTTCTACCTGCTCCACATGATCGAGTCGGGCGCGCCGCGGCCCGCTGCCGTGATCGGTGGTCCCGTCGGTTTCATCGGCGCGGCCGAATCGAAAGAGGCACTGATCGAGCATCCCAGCGGCCTCGACTACCTGGTGGTGCGCGGCAGGCGGGGTGGCAGTGCCATCACTGCGGCCGCCCTGAACGCGATTGCGAGTGAAGTGGAATGA
- the cobG gene encoding precorrin-3B synthase — protein sequence MVAPRSRPDACPGALQVHQAADGPLARVRLPGGVLTPAQLQVLAESARDLGNGEIGLTSRGNVQLRAVGDPPEFARRLADTGLLPSHTHERVRNILASPLTGRIGGVADLRDVVDELDRSLCADTALADLPGRVLFTLDDGRGDVSALGGDFGIHAVSETEVALVLAGRDSGARISATESVHVLLDAARTFLGLRDGQWRLSEIDDGVERTLTALALAPTAQPVTGFAEHRPPIGWLDQPDGTVTLGGGLAFGVLDSRMAEFLAAVDKPVIVTPWRSVLLCDLDEWSAEQVVRVLAPMGLIFDENSPWLNVTACTGRPGCDKALADVRTDARDAVLGGELPVAGRQHWSGCDRCCGRPKGEVTDVVATATGYRVDHR from the coding sequence ATGGTCGCCCCTCGTTCCCGCCCCGACGCCTGCCCGGGGGCGCTGCAGGTCCATCAGGCCGCCGACGGTCCGCTCGCCCGCGTGCGGTTGCCCGGTGGTGTTCTCACGCCCGCGCAGCTGCAGGTGCTCGCGGAGTCGGCCCGCGACCTCGGGAACGGGGAGATCGGACTGACCTCCCGCGGCAACGTGCAGCTTCGCGCCGTCGGCGATCCCCCGGAGTTCGCGAGGAGGCTCGCAGACACCGGCCTGCTGCCCTCGCACACCCACGAACGGGTACGCAACATCCTCGCCTCGCCGTTGACGGGTCGCATCGGTGGCGTCGCCGACCTGCGGGACGTGGTCGACGAACTCGACCGGAGTTTGTGCGCCGACACCGCGCTGGCCGACCTCCCCGGCCGTGTCCTCTTCACCCTCGACGACGGCCGCGGTGACGTGTCCGCGCTCGGCGGCGATTTCGGTATACACGCGGTGAGCGAGACCGAGGTGGCGTTGGTGCTGGCCGGCCGCGACAGCGGGGCCCGGATTTCCGCGACCGAGTCGGTGCACGTGCTGCTCGACGCGGCCCGCACCTTCCTCGGCCTGCGCGACGGGCAGTGGCGGCTGTCCGAGATCGACGACGGCGTCGAACGGACCCTTACCGCCCTAGCCCTTGCGCCCACCGCACAACCGGTGACCGGGTTCGCCGAGCACCGGCCCCCGATCGGGTGGCTGGATCAGCCGGACGGCACCGTCACGCTCGGCGGCGGCCTCGCGTTCGGGGTCCTCGACTCGAGGATGGCGGAGTTCCTCGCCGCGGTGGATAAACCAGTGATCGTCACCCCGTGGAGGTCGGTGCTGCTGTGCGATCTCGACGAGTGGTCCGCCGAGCAGGTGGTCCGTGTCCTCGCACCGATGGGCCTGATCTTCGACGAGAACTCCCCCTGGTTGAACGTCACTGCCTGCACGGGCAGGCCGGGCTGTGACAAGGCGCTCGCCGACGTGCGCACCGACGCCCGCGACGCCGTTCTCGGGGGCGAGCTCCCCGTCGCCGGGAGGCAACACTGGTCGGGTTGCGACCGCTGTTGCGGGCGTCCCAAGGGTGAGGTGACCGATGTCGTTGCGACCGCAACCGGTTACCGGGTGGACCACCGCTGA